TAGTGATGGGAATTCTGACTCTTTTCAGTGAGCCGGctcttttggctcccaaacggctctttaaaaaaaatatatatatattttgtatttcaagtcaaacagtttgcgatagtttgactatgaatggtgttaaaacaattctaattaaattattaaatgatactctaccttaaccacaatgtatttaaaaatgcatttggtttgttatgaaaaagtGCATATAAATCTAACCATTCAAAACAGATACAATCTGAACAGCGTAATAGATTATTGCACCttatcaaagaaaaataaataacaatgtgcaaaatTGCAACATCCCagttaaaacattaaactggtccctcttttctctctcttctttattaccatgttataaccagcagcacacagcaatgctgaccatgttttgcttttatgagagatttgcattcagaaatgcaagctgcctcatTTTCGAGGGGCTGATGAggtttcttctctcagtaattatttgtTCCTTTTTCGAGAAGACCTTCCCAGAGGGAACGGATGTGTCCACTATGCAGAGTCTCtctgtcatgactttagtaagccgtgggtagacagaggccttgttcttccaccagctcagaggatctgcagatcttaggtctcctccaaataggatcggaCCTCCATTATGACATCAGCTGAGGGATTCCTTCACGCTGCACccccagttgctctctcgtcAACAGCATCCAAACAGAAGACAtttgtggcactactgctggtgcttctgctccatctgctccctcttcttcctgttgccctgagccagctgactgctggggctgtccctccctgctgctgaggttattctttgaagagcctcatcaatcgctctggcatcagtgaaggctaacttcttaaacctggggtcaagtgcagcggtttctgatagcacgcgattatattccattctgtggaacCTTCTGTCCGTTGATGAACATAGGGTGTCCATCAACTCtggttacatttgcttctctctggcAGCTGGCTGTGATTCTGGCTGCAGACCCTTACTGGCTGGCTGCAGACCCTTACACAGAAGTATCATTTTTGAggctgtcacatagctgaaaagagagaacagtaacttattagttcaggttcatgttttgtctactgatactacattctcatctactgctcatatatatatataataatggattaaataatgatgtagtaataactgcttactgtacctctctccactgatctccacagtgacctgctcaaagggttccaggactgcacacctcctccaccacctcccattccccttgggtcagagcatcaacagctgcattgacaatggccagggtagagatgatggcatcctttgactcaagaaaccgcttcaacatataaaatgttgaattccaccttgtagtgcagtcttgtttaggcctcagcTACGGCATCCCCATCTGGCTTTGTGTAGACTTtagtttttcagcacctactgtgctcctgtggaagtattccacagctgctttcactttgtccacagtgggCTTCATCACCTTCAGAGCATATCTTACTATCAGGTTGATTGTGTGAGCAAGACATGGATGATGGGTCCATTTTAACATGTTCATGGCtttggttatgttagctgcattgtcgctaacacaacagaccacttttccatctacttgccattctctggcccctctcaacagttcctctgccaagttctctgaggtgtgtctgttgctgaactcaaagcagtccagaagacagctagacatcTACAAATCTTTaatgaagtgacatgtaaccGACATGTAAGACGTGGTTACCCTTCatgtccagcagtcagtggtaaggcaaactgcagtagctttttggactctatCCCGCACTGAAGCCTGTGGGCTCTCGTACAGTTGTGAAATAAGTGACTTTGAAAGGGTTTTCCTGCTTGGTAAtgtgtacattggatttagactattgCTATAATTTCTTAAAACCTCTGTCCTCCATGATCGAAAATGGCTGGAAATCGGTGGCAATAATTTTAGCTAATGCAAtatcaatttggccttgttttgctacagacatagactctggcataaactggtccatagaagactgTGTTGCTGTGGGTCgtggagtaggcctacttgactgagtggatacatctccacgggtggaggtgctggctccaccaccATCACTAGCAGGCCCCCTAGTTTCTCAAAGCTCCActacagctagcttcacagttgggtgcacagttTGCATATGCCGGTGTTGGTTGTGCGTAGAACCGACtttatatgagattttgttttggcaaattctacactgtgctctaacattgtctacattattaaaatgcatccaaatgctactgtgctgctgactcattttccagctgttgttttcacagctgtccttcctctctctcctcagctgctaagtgtgtgactgtgagtgtgtTGGCTCGGACCTCCCTCAcgcatctttggttcattggttgacactgtgggtctgattgacaggaacaacaggtgaggctgttagtctgagTAGACAGTCAGAATAAATgcttgagcatttaggcctatattattatttatttaattttcgtTCTTTTAATTTGTTAATTCTATTAATTTAAATCTTTTGATTATTCatatcttatttttttatttattttataaataGATTCGGCTCTTCTGATATTGCTTGCCGGCTCCCAACGTTAACCTACAAGAGCCGGCTCCCAACGTTAACCTACAAGAGCCGGCTCCCAACGTTAACCTACAAGAGCCGGCTCCCAACGTTAACCTACAAGAGCCGGCTCCCAACGTTAACCTTCAAGAGCCGGCTCCCAACGTTAACCTTCAAGAGCCGGCTCCCAACGTTAACCTACAGGAGCCGGCTCCCAACGTTAACCTACAGGAGCCGGCTCCCAACGTTAACCTACAGGAGCCGGCTCCCAACGTTAACCTACAGGAGCCGGCTCCCAACGTTAACCTACAGGAGCCGGGTCCCAACGTTAACCTACAGGAGCCGGCTCCCAACGTTAACCTACAAGAGCCGGCTCCCAACGTTAACCTTCAAGAGCCGGCTCCCAACGTTAACCTTCAAGAGCCGGCTCCCAACGTTAACCTACAGGAGCCGGCTCCCAACGTTAACCTACAGGAGCCGGCTCCCAACGTTAACCTACAGGAGCCGGCTCCCAACGTTAACCTACAGGAGCCGGCTCCCAACGTTAACCTACAGGAGCCGGCTCCCAACGTTAACCTACAGGAGCCGGCTCCCAACGTTAACCTACAGGAGCCGGCTCCCAACGTTAACCTACAGGAGCCGGCTCCCAACGTTAACCTACAGGAGCCGGCTCCCAACGTTAACCTACAGGAGCCGGCTCCCAACGTTAACCTACAGGAGCCGGCTCCCAACGTTAACCTACAAGAGCCGGCTCCCAACGTTAACCTACAGGAGCCGGCTCCCAACGTTAACCTACAGGAGCCGGCTCCCAACGTTAACCTACAGGAGCCGGCTCTTAGAACCGACTCGTTTGCGAACGACCAATCACTATTAGATAGAGCGGTGCGCCCCACCCGCCTTTGGggaaaacaacctgtggttacctaggttaccccGTTGTCTCacagcaaaaaaaaacattttcaaacacAATGTTCTTGTATGCTTGTTTAagtcaattacaaaactacattttAAGAGAAATATGTCTAAACATGtctaaaaaaaatacttttcagTATTGCTCCAGAGCGTTCTCACTACTTAGAAAAACGAAATATTGTAGGGCTTCCCTCATGCCCCCTTTTCATGACGGTGCTAGCAgcagagtgagtgctagctagcaaccGCCCGGAACATTTAGATGgccaagaccaacaacacaaacagacGGACTACtgtatacagctacaagtagtgaatgTCGTTACAGACGGTCTATACTCAACAAGttaaatgtcttacctgtgatGAAATGTTTTCCACATACATAGCTAGCTATGTGTAGTCATACTTGTGTAGCCTACTTGTGTAGCCTACTTGGCTCCCCACAATTTCCCACTCTCTCACGCagaatagcctgaagccacagtgCTTTTCTCACGTGCGCAGTAGCATTAGGTTGGGATTTTTGACATGATTATGTGTACTGTACATTAaacaacacagcagcttttcGCCATGTTTTGTTTCTGTATTACAAACAATCTAATTGTCACTGGGGGTCAATGGGAAATAATGTTTGTTTTCCCCCATTAGTGGCCGTGCTCGAGGGGAATTCCTTATTATTTATTACTTCAATCCGAATTTCAGAAAAATTGGTCACAGAATTTCTGCAATTCAATTGGCCACAATGtgaaatcatagtagtcacaaagCCCTGTTGGGTCACCtgatactgtcctcccttccactggcatactgttatggaggtcaatgcaaatagcccgagtagccatttgattagctattcaggagtcttatagcttgggggtagaagccatTAAGAAACCTTTTGGACTtcgacttggtgctccggtaccgcttgccgtgcggtagtagagagaacagtctatgactagggtgtcaacgcctggtatagaggtcctggatgggaggaagctcggccccagtgatgtactgggccgtacgaacTACCCTCTTTAGTGCgattggaggccgagcagttgccgtaccaggcggcgatgcaaccagtcaggatgcgctcaatggtgcagctgtataactttttgaggatctgaggacccatgtcaaatcgtttcagtctcctgagggggagtagCCGTTGGCTtgccctcttcaagactgtcttggtgtgtttggaccatgatagttcattggtgatgtgaataccaaagaacttgaagctctcaacctgctcaattgcagccccgttgatgggaatgggggcgtgctcggtcctctttttcctgtagtcatgTTTTTTGCCATTGTATTTTTACATTAAATCCATAAAAAAATTATCATATTGTAATTGTTGTGGAAAAAACAACCATCAAATTGGTTTAAGATCTCAAGCTCATTCAATTGAGAAAAAATATTTTCTTCTGTAAACACCAGGTTCTTCAGATAGTACTTTTAAGACGGTCCCTTAGCAGTGAGCACAAGCATTTCCCCATTTGAAACCAATATAAAGTAACTTTATGAAAACAGAATTGAACGGCGAAAGCAAACGGTGTAGCTTGGTCTCTACCGTCATCTGATTCTACACATCACTTTCATCATCGTAGGACCTTCCGTCGAAGAGGTATTGTCGAGGGAAATACGAATATCAatatccaaagtgaaaacagtgcaGGGACAACGTAGTATTACTGTCTGGAGTCTCTGATTTTATTGTTTACCCTTGGTTGTAcagatatctactgcagctctgatcctccacatacaacacccattctgccagtcacattcttttaaaggtccccaaagcagacacatccctgggtcgctgcTCTTTTCAGTTCAtagcagctagcgactggaacgagctgcaacaaacactcaaactggacagttttatctcattcgaagactcaatcatggacactcttaccggcagttgtggctgctttgtgtaatgtattgttgtctctaccttcttgctgttgtctttgcccaataatgtttgtaccaagttttgtgttgctaccatgttgttgtcatgtcatgttgtgttgctaccatgttgttgtcatgtcatgttgtgttgctaccatgttgttgtcatgttgtgttgctaccatgttgttgtcatgttgtgttgctaccatgttgttgtcatgttgtgttgctaccatgttgttgtcatgttgtgttgttaccatgttgttgtcatgttgtgttgctaccatgttgttgtcatgttgtgttgctaccatgttgttgtcatgttgtgttgctaccgtgttgttgtcatgttgtgttgctaccatgttgttgccatgttgtgttgctaccatgttgttgtcatgttgtgttgctaccgtgttgttgtcatgttgtgttgctaccatgttgttgtcatgtagtgttgctaccatgttgttgccatgttgtgttgctaccatgttgttgtcatgttgtgttgctaccatgttgttgtcatgttgtgttgctaccgtgttgttgtcatgttgtgttgctaccgtgttgttgtcatgttgtgttgctaccatgttgttgccatgttgtgttgctaccatgttgttgtcatgttgtgttgctaccatgttgttgtcatgttgtgttgctaccgtgttgttgtcatgttgtgttgctaccttgttgttgtcatgttgtgttgctaccatgttgtgttgttgtcatgttgtgttgctaccatgttgtgttgttgtcatgttgtgttgctaccatgttgtgttgtttctttaggtctctctttatgtagtgttgagttttctctcttgtcgtgatgtgtgttttgtactatatttatatttaattatttttaatcccagcccctttccccacaggaggccttttgcgttttggtaggctgtcattgtaaatacgaatttcttcttaactgacttgcctagttaaataaaatgactaaataaataaaggttacatttaaataaaatacAGGCAGGTGCTCTAGCTCCAGCACAACAGGATATTATCCATCGTAATACAGAGCCATGCCACAATCATTTTACTATTATACAACAGGATATTATCCACCGTAATACAGAGCCATGCCACAATCATTTTACTATTATACAACAGGATATTATCCACCCTAATACAGAGCCATGCCACAATCATTTTACTATTATACAACAGGATATTATCCACCCTAATGCAGAGCCATGCCCCAATCATTTTACTATTATACAACTGGGTATTATCCACCGTAATGCAGAGCCATGCCACAATCATTTTACCATTATACAACAGGATATTATCCACCGTAATGCAGAGCCATGCCACAATCATTTTACCATTATACAACAGGATATTATCCACCGTAATGCAGAGCCATGCCACAATCATTTTACCATTATACAACAGGATATTATCCACCGTAATGCAGAGCCATGCCACAATAATTTTACTATTATACAACTGGGTATTATCCACCGTAATGCAGAGCCATGCCACAATCATTTTACCATTATACAACAGGATATTATCCACCGTAATACAGAGccattgtaaaggcagtcaatgttgttctcccccttagacgagaaggagcatggataggaccaagatgcggattgagggaaataagccatcttttaatgaagaacagcaaacaagacactacaaactacaaaacaacaaactaacaaaccttcaaccgtcctgtgtggcccaaacactgacacaggaacaaacacccacaaaacaccagtgaaaccctggctgcctttgtatgactctcaattagagacaaacaatacacacctgtctctaattgagaatcataccaggccgaacacaaaaccccacatagaaatacaaacatagacaaacccacccaactcacgccctgaccaactaaaatgaatacaaaacaaaggaaaacaggtcaggaacgtgacagccatgACACAATCATTTTACTATTATACAACTGGGTATTATCCACCGTAATGCAGAGCCATGCCACAATCATTTTACCATTATACAACAGGATATTATCCACCGTAATGCAGAGCCATGACACAATCATATTACCATTATACAACAGGATATTATCCACCGTAATGCAGAGCCATGCCACAATAATTTTACCATTATACAACAGGATATTATCCACCGTAATACAGAGCCATGCCACAATCATTTTACCATTATACAACAGGATATTCAAGTCACCAACAGACTGGACACAGCAGGTTATAAACCCACAATAACACACGTTATTAAACCAATACAGTGTCATAGGAAGTGTGACTCACGATGACTAACAATTCAAAAATACGACTGAACAAAATGGCTTCTTCTCTTCTTATTATCAGGAAGTAATTGAAAAATCGTTCTAGTCTTTCAATCATTGATTTTAAATTCGAATTGACCCCCAACAATGATGTCTAAAGGCTTTATCGATgacctctgctcctcctctccttccctccagagTCCCTGCAGCTCTCTGTCTCTGAAGAGGAGGTTCCCCCCGAGCAGCAGCACTGTGAGCAGGAGTGGAGCCCCAGTCTGGGGCAGGAGGACCCAGAGACCATACAGAttaaagaggaacaggaggatctcaggaccagtcaggaggaagagcagcttcaaGGGCTCTTTGATACTGAAAACTCCATATTCACTCCTCCCTGTGTGAAACGTGAATGTGATCAGGACCCACATTGGTCCTTGACTCTTCCCCAAACCCAGACTGTGGAGAACCGAGAGAGAGACTCTAAACCAGTGGATCTCACACCCTTTGGAATTGTGACCCACCTAAAGGGTTCAAAAATTCCCTGTGACCCTCCAGATAATCAGAACAATGCCTACAGCCGCAGCTCAGCTGTAAGCAGAAACCCAGTAGGACTTGACAGCAGCCCACCATTGGATCTGAACCCACCAATGGGGGAACTCTGCACCTGCCCCTTTTGTGGCAAGAACTTCAAACAAAAAGGACATCTGTCCATGCACATGaggattcacacaggagagaaaccttttagctgtggtgactgtggtAAGAGCTTTATTCAAAAGGGGGACCTAAGAAGGCATATcctgactcacacaggagagaaaccatttagctgtaATTTTTGCTGTAAAAGCTTTAGTCAAAAGGGGGACCTAAGGAGGCATAtactgactcacacaggagagaaaccacaTGGCTGCTCCGTCTGCGGTAGAACGTTCATTCGTAAGGCTCATCTGCTGAAGCACGTGAACAACGTCCacaaagaaagaaaacaggatGGAAACTAATGAGGACAAAGATCTCTTGTCAGAAGATGGAAATAACAGGCAGGATTTGGACAACACTCGTAGGAAAACAAATCAACTCTGGATCATTTCATGCTTTGGGTTTCAGATAAATAGAGGCGTGATCAAGTTATGTCTTTCAACATTCTatgtaaataaagtttgatttgattcgaaTGATGATGTAATGATTAAACATAACACAGTATTGTAGGAAGCTCGCCGGTCTGCTGTTCAGTCTGTTGATGTTTTCACGTTATTAGAAACAGGAATTCCTGGTCCTTTTATTTAGAATGTCTCCCAGGGGATGAGAGAATGGTCAGACTGATGTTATTTAGACATTAAAACAAAgtgcaccctgcatcccactgctggcttgcttctgaagctaagcagggttggtcctggtcagtcccttgatgggagaccagatgctgcaggAAGTGATGATGGAGGGCCAGTaagaggcaccctttcctctggtctaaaaaaatatcccaatgccccagggcagtgattggggacattgccccaTCTatggtgccgtctttcggatgggacgttaaacgggtgtcctgactgtcTGTGGTCACTAACGATCCCATGGGACTTATTGtaggagtaggggtgttaaccctggtgtcctgactgtATTCCCactctggccctcataccatcatggccacccaATCCTCcacagcttccaattggctcattcatctcctctcccctgtaactattccccaggtcgttgctgtaaatgacaatgcgttctcagtcaacttacctggtaaagtaAGGGATTAAAGAAAACGTGTACTTTCCAGAAATGACTGAATCTCCCATCTGTTCAGCAGTATTTCTCATCAATTGTCTTAATGCTGCTCATTCCTGATATTGTTTGAATCTTTTCAAAAGTGTTTTTCCAGACCCAATTCAATAACATTCTTTTCAATCTAATGATAAAAGCATTCTGAGATATAGTGCCTCCTGTGAAAAGATAAACGGCGTGCTCGACCTTATAAGAATCTTAAATCGGACACTGGATCCTCGTGTATATAATTCAAAGAACAGAGATAGGACagcactacggtaaataaacttAAATGGACTTTTTTTTTTATGTGGCGCATGAACGTTTCGGTTATGAGGCCTTTCTTCAGCGTCCAAGTCGATGGCAATCAATGTTACAACGACTATACGACGCAGGCGTGCGTAATTCTAAATTTCCAATCGGTATTGTCCCAGCGAGATCCCAGCAGAGGGAGCTGTGGGGGAAACCATGACAATCACATAAAGACAGACTCACAATGCAAATGCTTTATGATGTCACTATGATGTCATTACCTGTCACTATGATGTCATTACCTGTCACTGATGTCATTTCCTGTCACTATGCTGTCATTTCCTGTCACTATGATGTCATTACCTGTCATTTTGAAGTCATTACCTGAATGTCTGGCCTATCTAGAACCtactattaaaaaaaataaaagaacatTCCTCATTTGAGGTCTGCTGGGGCAAAAGGTCTTGCTGGGGCAAAAGTGACCAAGTGATCTATCCAAACTGTCTCTCTTTGGAGAAGTAATGCCTCTCAACCCCTAGGTGTCGCCTTCACCTATCCAATGCCCATATAACCTAAGCCACTTAGTTCATGATCATGGCTGTTGAAATGCCTGGCGACAGGTGATTTCTTTCCTCATGGTTCTGAATGGAGCTCTTTATGCTCAGATATCCTCGTCTTAAGTTCATGTTTGGTCTTACCCACATAATAAAAGTTACAGGAACACTTACGGAGATATAACAACATATTTCATGTTACATGTTATTCTACCTCAAACCTTTATCCTCCCACCTGAATGGGGAGTTCCCTCTGATCACGGCGTAACAGTGGACACAGTTGTGACAAGGGAAATTACCATCCGGAATAATAAAAACTTGTTTCTTCGACATATCTGACCTTACTAAACAATCCCATAAACGTGAGTCTCTTCTAGCAATACCTTGGGGAGGATTCAAACGCTTTACCAAAGCTGTTGTCACTGTGTAGTAAGTGCTCACTGTCACTTCTGTCCCAAGCCGTTGTCAGGGATACCCGTTGTCAGGGATACCTGTGTTACAATGTCTTCTTATCTTTCCTCGTTTTAAAATTATcaatatttttatgttattttacagTTCAATACAACAATaaaacacagtgtacaaaacattaagaacacctgctgtttccatgacatagactgaccaggtgaatccaggtaaaagctttgatcccttattgatgtcacttgttaaatccatttcaatcagtgtcgatgaaggagaggagacgggttaaagaaggatttttaagcctttagacatggattgtatatgtgtgccattcaaagggtgaatgggcaagacaaaagagggtgaatgggcaagacaaaagatttaagtgcctttgaacgaggtatggtagtaggtaccaggcgcaccggtttgtgtcaagaactgcaacaccgATGGGTTTTTCACGCGCAAACAGTTTCccgtttgtatcaagaatggtccaccacccaaaggacatccagccaacttgacacaactgtggaaagaaTTGGAGTCAGCATGGGACAGCATCCCTGTATTCTGATGGCAaacgagtgggggggggggggggggggggggggggggggggggtgcaaagaaatattagaaaggtgttcctgATAAGATTACTTAAGAGCAGACTCTGAGCAGCCAAAGAGAGCAAGTTCTGGGTCAGGTTCAATGGCCCTCTCATACACCATTGAATACCAGTCAAAAAAGTTCACACAGAAGTGATTTAGTAGGGCGCGGAGCCAAAACAAACGAGTCAATAAAGCACTTTGAGGTTTTACACCCGTCAACCTGGAGGTAAATTCTATGCAGTTTAGTAATGAAGTCTGTGCATGACCTTGTATTGGTATCAATTGATATCTTGTGGCATTGATGGAACAAGGGTGAATATCTACACAGTCATCCAACGATCTCAATATTCAACTCTTCACCCCAGGTCTCCTTGAGATGACTAGTAGAGGCCTCTGGATAGTTGGAATACAAACTGGGAGATTAGGTCAGAGACGAAAGAGGAAGTGAGACACCCCACtctctgtttttttttaattttctggTTCAATGAAAGACAATGAACTAAGTCGACTAGACCCAGCTGCTATTGCATTGGCGTCTATGGGAGACCCAGCCGGTTAAGTAGACCGAAACAGCATCTTTTTCTTTTTTCAACGGTGAACTACTTgatcttcatttatccaccatctgtAACAGGTCATACTTCATTATACAAACTGGGAGGCGAGGTATTTCGAGTTGGGAGGGTGCTGTAACCggtcataaaatgtattttgtacagGGAGGTTTTCAAAGTTTGGAATTTTCCTTTTCAGATAGTGTCTGACTTGTAAATAGCATAATATTTTAAATTAGGGAGTTCAAATGTGTTCTTTAACTGGTTATATTATGCAAATTGCTTCTCTATGAATACGTCTTAAATTGTTACCAGCCACTTCTCCCTCCATTCAACATACACCTTATCATAGCAAGGTGGAACAGAAGGACAATTGAAACATATTGGAGTGCATACAGAGGTATTCAACATACCTTATCAGACCAAGGTGGAACAGAAGGACAATTGAAACATATTGGAGTGCATACATATTCAACATACCTTATCAGACCAAGGTGGAACAGAAGGACAATTGAAACATATTGGAGTGCATACATATTCAACATACCTTATCAGAGGTATTGtaggtgtttttgtttttttatggccGTGTTGTTCTTTCtgcattttgtattttgtatttttattttgatctgtgtattttctgtattttctgtcattcagggctcatctgtaaaagagaccttggtctcagtatgactccctgataaaataaaggttaaatgaatttGGAAAAAAAGCTCACCTCATAAACATGTTTAATAATAGAATAatatatatatgccatttagcacatgattttatccaaagcaacttcaACAATCGTGCATGAATTAcaaacgccatgctctaccaaataAACTACAAAGGACCACTTGTTAATCTGGGTTAGAATTCTTACAGAATTTATTAAAACAAAGTTATTGCCTGTCAGTTTGTTTGGGCACTCTGCTTTGGAGAAAAGCATGGCTGGA
Above is a genomic segment from Salvelinus fontinalis isolate EN_2023a chromosome 36, ASM2944872v1, whole genome shotgun sequence containing:
- the LOC129835772 gene encoding chorion transcription factor Cf2-like; translation: MSKLQLFHVFLNERLTAAAMEIFGEVEKTVVEYQEENDRLRRLLRITSEIKLCRRESLQLSVSEEEVPPEQQHCEQEWSPSLGQEDPETIQIKEEQEDLRTSQEEEQLQGLFDTENSIFTPPCVKRECDQDPHWSLTLPQTQTVENRERDSKPVDLTPFGIVTHLKGSKIPCDPPDNQNNAYSRSSAVSRNPVGLDSSPPLDLNPPMGELCTCPFCGKNFKQKGHLSMHMRIHTGEKPFSCGDCGKSFIQKGDLRRHILTHTGEKPFSCNFCCKSFSQKGDLRRHILTHTGEKPHGCSVCGRTFIRKAHLLKHVNNVHKERKQDGN